Within the Desulfatiglans anilini DSM 4660 genome, the region TCTGCCAGAACATCACCCTCCAGTCAGAACAAGACGCCACCGTCCAGTTCGGCAACTATCAACTCCCTGGTTCCGTCACCGCATTCAAGTTCGAAGACATCGATCAGGACAAGATCCAGGGCACCGACGAGGATCCCCTTTCCGGCTGGGAAATGACCCTCTACTCCGGCTCCGACTGCCAGAGCGGCGAGGAGATCGGATCCCCCGCCAATACCGACACCAACGGCAACGCCCTCTTTGACAACCTCACCCCAGGCGAGTACTCCGTCAAGGAAACCCTGCAGTCCGGATGGGCCGCTTCCACCAGCGTCTGCCAGAACATCACCCTCCAGTCAGAACAAGACGCCACCGTCCGGTTCGGCAATTACCAGCCTGCCACCATCACAGCCTTGAAATACTTGGATGAGGATGCAAATGGGGTGAGGGATACAGATGAATTTGTCATCCCAGATTGGGACATGCAACTTTACGAAGGGCACGGCTGTAATGATCAGAACGCGACAACAACAATCATGACAACTGACATGGAGGGTGTCGCCACTTTTTCGGACCTCTCACCAGGCGAATATTCCATCAAAGAAATCATCCCACCCGATGAAGGGTGGGTTGCCGTCAACGGAACTTGTCGTGACGTAACGTTGGGCCCAGGGGACTCCGTCCAGGTTGAATTCGGTAACCGGATCAGCGTTGGTGAAGTGAAAGGCCGCATCGAGGTGTTGAAGTTTTATGATTTGGACGGCGATGGGATCCAGGGCGACGAAGAACAAGATCTGCCCGGATGGACCATGAAGTTGTACGGCGGCTCTGGCTGCGCACCTGAACCCTCTCTGCAGGAAGCCGAGACCGGCCTCAATGGCACAGTCGCCTTCATAAACCTCGAACCGGGAACCTATTCCGTCCAGGAGGTGCTCCAGAGTGGATGGGAGGCCACCAACGGCACCTGCAAAGACGTCATTATCCCGGAAGAACCTGAAAATCAGACGGTAAGCATCTCTTTCGGCAACCGCGAACTGCGCAGCATCACAGCCCTGAAGTTTTACGACGATAATCTGGACGGCGTGAAACAGAATGATGAGGCCGTTATCGAACAATGGCCTATCACCCTTTATAAAGGGGATTCGTGTGAAGGTGACCCCTTGGCGCAGCTGTCGACCGATGACTACGGCGTCGCCCTCTTCGAAGATCTTTCCCCTGGGACCTACTCCATCCAGGAATTTGTTCCCGACGATTGGGAAACGTCAACCTCCGTTTGTCAGACAATCTCTATCGTGGAGAATAGTGCAGATATTCTTTTCGGAAACAGGAAGAAGGTCACCGATCCAAACGGCCCCCCCGCTCCGCTTCCGGTGCCTACGATGTCCCATTTGGGCCTGACGGTCTTTGCGCTTTTGGCTGGCGGCCTGGGCGCCCTGGCGGTGCGCAGGAAGGGCGCTTCACGGTTCAAGAAAGGCCCCGCAAGGTGATCCTGCTCCAGCACCCATCGGCTCAGAATATCGGTGGGTGCTGGTCTAAACATGTACAGATCCCCTCGCGGGAAGTGGACCGGCTGGTGCTTGACCCCTATGCCGAACCCGCAGAACAACTCCGAAAGGATATCTGGTCAGGAAGGCCTTTCAGTCAAAAGAATCGGAATTTCTTTAGCTTTGAAGGCGGTTTCCAACCAGCCATAAAAAAAGCGCAATCTGTGACAGATTGCGCTTTTTTTATGGCTGGTGGTGCCGAAGGCGAGACTCGAACTCGCACAGGCGTCCGCCTACTAGACCCTGAACCTAGCGCGTCTACCAATTCCGCCACTTCGGCACGCAAGAATGGGGTTGAAAATTTAGATCCTTGATACTATAGTTCCGCCTAAACGTTGTCAACACATTTATGCGGCTCTGACAGGCCGGCTGGGCAATTCGCGAGGATTGGCGCCGGCTTTGCATTTCAGGAACCAAGGAACAGCCATGACCACCCTGTACAGTCTGGACCAATTGGAAAACCCCCTCGTCAACCCTGTGCTGACCATCGGCAACTTCGACGGCGTCCACAGGGGGCATCTCGCCCTTTTCGACGCGGTCAAGAGCCGCGCCCGAGAGATCGATGGGCAGTCGGTCGTTCTCACATTCGACCCGCATCCCATCAAGGTCATGAAACCGCAAAATGCACCCCCGTTGATCACGCCCACAGAGCAGAAGCTTCAATTGATCGAGGTCGCAGGCATCGACGTGATCCTCTGCCTCCGCTTCACCCGGGAATTTGCGTCCCTTTCCGCGGCGGACTTCATCCAGAACATCCTGGTGAGAAAGATCGGCATCCGGGAATTGGTCGTCGGGTACGATTACGCCTTCGGGCGCAACCGGGAAGGGAATACGGCATCCCTGAAGGCTGCCGGTCGAAAATTCGGGTTCAAAGTCCA harbors:
- a CDS encoding MSCRAMM family protein gives rise to the protein CQNITLQSEQDATVQFGNYQLPGSVTAFKFEDIDQDKIQGTDEDPLSGWEMTLYSGSDCQSGEEIGSPANTDTNGNALFDNLTPGEYSVKETLQSGWAASTSVCQNITLQSEQDATVRFGNYQPATITALKYLDEDANGVRDTDEFVIPDWDMQLYEGHGCNDQNATTTIMTTDMEGVATFSDLSPGEYSIKEIIPPDEGWVAVNGTCRDVTLGPGDSVQVEFGNRISVGEVKGRIEVLKFYDLDGDGIQGDEEQDLPGWTMKLYGGSGCAPEPSLQEAETGLNGTVAFINLEPGTYSVQEVLQSGWEATNGTCKDVIIPEEPENQTVSISFGNRELRSITALKFYDDNLDGVKQNDEAVIEQWPITLYKGDSCEGDPLAQLSTDDYGVALFEDLSPGTYSIQEFVPDDWETSTSVCQTISIVENSADILFGNRKKVTDPNGPPAPLPVPTMSHLGLTVFALLAGGLGALAVRRKGASRFKKGPAR